One genomic region from Streptomyces sp. NBC_01431 encodes:
- the fusA gene encoding elongation factor G produces the protein MATTSLDLAKVRNIGIMAHIDAGKTTTTERILFYTGVSYKIGEVHDGAATMDWMEQEQERGITITSAATTCHWPLEDVDHTINIIDTPGHVDFTVEVERSLRVLDGAVTVFDGVAGVEPQSETVWRQADRYGVPRICFVNKLDRTGAEFHRCVDMIVDRLGATPIVMQLPIGAEANFEGVVDLVRMKALVWSAEATKGEMYDVVDIPATHVEAAEEWRGKLVETVAENDDQIMELFLEGVEPTEEQLYAAVRRITIASGKGGDTTVTPVFCGTAFKNKGVQPLLDAVVRYLPSPLDVEAIEGHDVKDPEVVVKRKPSDEEPLSALAFKIASDPHLGKLTFIRIYSGRLEAGTSVLNSVKGKKERIGKIYRMHANKREEIESVGAGDIVAVMGLKQTTTGETLADEKNPVILESMDFPAPVIEVAIEPKSKGDQEKLGVAIQRLAEEDPSFQVHTNEETGQTVIGGMGELHLDVLVDRMRREFKVEANVGKPQVAYRETIRKTVERVDYTHKKQTGGTGQFAKVQIAIEPIEGGEASYEFVNKVTGGRIPREYIPSVDAGAQEAMQFGILAGYEMTGVRVILLDGGYHEVDSSELAFKIAGSQAFKEAARKASPVLLEPMMSVEVTTPEDYMGEVIGDINSRRGQIQAMEERSGARVVKGLVPLSEMFGYVGDLRSKTSGRASYSMQFDSYAEVPRNVAEEIIAKAKGE, from the coding sequence ATGGCTACCACTTCACTTGACCTGGCCAAGGTCCGCAACATCGGGATCATGGCTCACATCGACGCGGGCAAGACGACCACCACCGAGCGGATCCTGTTCTACACCGGTGTGTCGTACAAGATCGGTGAGGTCCACGACGGCGCTGCCACGATGGACTGGATGGAGCAGGAGCAGGAGCGCGGCATCACCATCACGTCCGCCGCGACGACCTGCCACTGGCCGCTCGAGGACGTCGACCACACCATCAACATCATCGACACCCCGGGCCACGTGGACTTCACGGTCGAGGTGGAGCGTTCGCTCCGCGTCCTCGACGGTGCCGTCACCGTGTTCGACGGTGTCGCCGGTGTGGAGCCGCAGTCCGAGACGGTCTGGCGTCAGGCCGACCGTTACGGCGTTCCGCGTATCTGCTTCGTCAACAAGCTCGACCGTACCGGCGCCGAGTTCCACCGCTGCGTGGACATGATCGTGGACCGCCTCGGCGCCACCCCGATCGTCATGCAGCTGCCGATCGGTGCCGAGGCCAACTTCGAGGGCGTCGTCGACCTCGTTCGTATGAAGGCTCTTGTCTGGTCCGCCGAGGCCACCAAGGGCGAGATGTACGACGTCGTCGACATCCCGGCCACGCACGTCGAAGCCGCTGAAGAGTGGCGCGGCAAGCTGGTCGAGACCGTCGCCGAGAACGACGACCAGATCATGGAGCTGTTCCTGGAGGGCGTCGAGCCCACCGAGGAGCAGCTGTACGCCGCGGTCCGTCGCATCACCATCGCGTCCGGCAAGGGCGGGGACACCACGGTGACCCCGGTCTTCTGTGGCACCGCGTTCAAGAACAAGGGCGTTCAGCCCCTGCTCGACGCCGTTGTGCGCTACCTGCCCTCCCCCCTGGACGTCGAGGCCATCGAGGGCCACGACGTCAAGGACCCGGAGGTCGTGGTCAAGCGCAAGCCGTCCGACGAGGAGCCCCTCTCGGCGCTGGCGTTCAAGATCGCGAGCGACCCGCACCTGGGCAAGCTCACCTTCATCCGGATCTACTCCGGTCGCCTGGAGGCCGGCACCTCGGTGCTGAACTCCGTCAAGGGCAAGAAGGAGCGCATCGGCAAGATCTACCGCATGCACGCGAACAAGCGTGAGGAGATCGAGTCGGTGGGCGCCGGTGACATCGTCGCCGTCATGGGCCTGAAGCAGACCACCACCGGTGAGACGCTCGCGGACGAGAAGAACCCGGTGATCCTGGAGTCCATGGACTTCCCGGCGCCGGTCATCGAGGTCGCGATCGAGCCCAAGTCCAAGGGTGACCAGGAGAAGCTGGGTGTCGCCATCCAGCGTCTCGCGGAGGAGGACCCCTCCTTCCAGGTGCACACCAACGAGGAGACCGGCCAGACCGTCATCGGCGGTATGGGCGAGCTTCACCTCGATGTCCTCGTCGACCGCATGCGTCGCGAGTTCAAGGTCGAGGCGAACGTCGGCAAGCCGCAGGTCGCGTACCGCGAGACGATCCGCAAGACCGTCGAGCGCGTGGACTACACCCACAAGAAGCAGACCGGTGGTACCGGTCAGTTCGCCAAGGTGCAGATCGCGATCGAGCCCATCGAGGGCGGCGAGGCGTCGTACGAGTTCGTGAACAAGGTCACCGGTGGCCGCATCCCCCGGGAGTACATCCCGTCGGTGGACGCGGGTGCGCAGGAGGCCATGCAGTTCGGCATCCTGGCCGGCTACGAGATGACTGGCGTCCGCGTCATCCTTCTCGACGGTGGCTACCACGAGGTCGACTCCTCCGAGCTCGCGTTCAAGATCGCCGGTTCGCAGGCCTTCAAGGAGGCCGCGCGCAAGGCTTCTCCCGTGCTCCTCGAGCCGATGATGTCCGTTGAGGTCACCACGCCCGAGGACTACATGGGTGAAGTCATCGGTGACATCAACTCCCGCCGTGGCCAGATCCAGGCCATGGAGGAGCGCAGCGGCGCCCGCGTCGTGAAGGGCCTCGTGCCCCTCTCGGAGATGTTCGGCTACGTCGGCGACCTCCGCAGCAAGACCTCGGGTCGCGCAAGCTACTCGATGCAGTTCGACTCCTACGCCGAGGTTCCGCGGAACGTCGCCGAGGAGATCATCGCGAAGGCCAAGGGCGAGTAA
- the rpsG gene encoding 30S ribosomal protein S7 produces the protein MPRKGPAPKRPVIIDPVYSSPLVTSLINKILLDGKRSTAERIVYGAMEGLREKTGADPVITLKRALENVKPSLEVKSRRVGGATYQVPIEVKPGRAATLALRWVVGYSRARREKTMTERLMNELLDASNGLGAAVKKREDTHKMAESNKAFAHYRW, from the coding sequence ATGCCTCGTAAGGGCCCCGCCCCGAAGCGCCCGGTCATCATCGACCCGGTCTACAGCTCTCCTCTTGTCACCTCGCTGATCAACAAGATCCTCCTGGACGGCAAGCGCTCCACCGCCGAGCGCATCGTCTACGGCGCCATGGAAGGCCTCCGCGAGAAGACCGGCGCTGACCCGGTCATCACGCTGAAGCGCGCGCTTGAGAACGTCAAGCCCTCGCTCGAGGTCAAGTCCCGCCGTGTCGGTGGCGCCACCTACCAGGTGCCGATCGAGGTCAAGCCCGGTCGCGCCGCCACCCTCGCGCTGCGCTGGGTCGTGGGTTACTCCCGCGCCCGCCGTGAGAAGACCATGACCGAACGCCTCATGAACGAGCTGCTCGACGCCTCCAACGGCCTCGGCGCTGCGGTCAAGAAGCGTGAGGACACCCACAAGATGGCCGAGTCCAACAAGGCCTTCGCGCACTACCGCTGGTAG
- the rpsL gene encoding 30S ribosomal protein S12: MPTIQQLVRKGRQDKVEKNKTPALEGSPQRRGVCTRVFTTTPKKPNSALRKVARVRLTSGIEVTAYIPGEGHNLQEHSIVLVRGGRVKDLPGVRYKIIRGSLDTQGVKNRKQARSRYGAKKEK; the protein is encoded by the coding sequence GTGCCTACGATCCAGCAGCTGGTCCGGAAGGGCCGGCAGGACAAGGTCGAGAAGAACAAGACGCCCGCGCTCGAGGGTTCGCCCCAGCGTCGCGGCGTCTGCACGCGTGTGTTCACGACCACCCCGAAGAAGCCGAACTCGGCGCTCCGTAAGGTCGCGCGTGTGCGTCTGACCTCCGGCATCGAGGTCACGGCCTACATCCCGGGTGAGGGACACAACCTGCAGGAGCACTCGATCGTGCTCGTGCGTGGTGGCCGTGTGAAGGACCTGCCGGGTGTTCGCTACAAGATCATCCGCGGTTCGCTCGACACCCAGGGTGTCAAGAACCGCAAGCAGGCCCGCAGCCGCTACGGCGCCAAGAAGGAGAAGTAA
- a CDS encoding DNA-directed RNA polymerase subunit beta' — translation MLDVNFFDELRIGLATADDIRQWSHGEVKKPETINYRTLKPEKDGLFCEKIFGPTRDWECYCGKYKRVRFKGIICERCGVEVTRAKVRRERMGHIELAAPVTHIWYFKGVPSRLGYLLDLAPKDLEKVIYFAAYMITFVDEERRTRDLPSLEAHVSVERQQIENRRDSDLEARAKKLETDLAELEAEGAKADVRRKVREGAEREMKQLRDRSQREIDRLDEVWSRFKNLKVQDLEGDELLYRELRDRFGTYFDGSMGAAALQKRLETFDLDEEAERLREIIRTGKGQKKTRALKRLKVVSAFLQTSNSPKGMVLDCVPVIPPDLRPMVQLDGGRFATSDLNDLYRRVINRNNRLKRLLDLGAPEIIVNNEKRMLQEAVDALFDNGRRGRPVTGPGNRPLKSLSDMLKGKQGRFRQNLLGKRVDYSARSVIVVGPQLKLHQCGLPKAMALELFKPFVMKRLVDLNHAQNIKSAKRMVERGRTVVYDVLEEVIAEHPVLLNRAPTLHRLGIQAFEPQLVEGKAIQIHPLVCTAFNADFDGDQMAVHLPLSAEAQAEARILMLSSNNILKPADGRPVTMPTQDMVLGLFFLTTDEEEREVKGAGRAFNSTAEAIMAFDARELSLQAKVDIRFPIGTVPPRGWTPPAEEEGETTWQQGDSFRLRTSLGRALFNELLPEDYPFVDYSVGKKQLSEIVNDLAERYPKVIVAATLDNLKAAGFYWATRSGVTVAVSDIVVPEAKKAIVQGYEAQDEKVQKQYERGLITKDERTQELIAIWTKATNEVAEAMNANFPKTNPIFMMVDSGARGNMMQMRQIAGMRGLVSNAKNETIPRPIKASFREGLTVLEYFISTHGARKGLADTALRTADSGYLTRRLVDVSQDVIIREEDCGTDRGLKLKIAERGADGVLRKTEDVETSVYARMLAEDVVVDGKVIAPANVDLGDVLIDALVGAGVEEVKTRSVLTCESAVGTCAFCYGRSLATGKLVDIGEAVGIIAAQSIGEPGTQLTMRTFHTGGVAGDDITQGLPRVVELFEARTPKGVAPISEAKGRVRIEETEKTKKLVVTPDDGSEETAFPISKRARLLVGEGDAVEVGQKLTVGATNPHDVLRILGQRAVQVHLVGEVQKVYNSQGVSIHDKHIEIIIRQMLRRVTIIESGDAELLPGELVERSKFETENRRVVTEGGHPASGRPQLMGITKASLATESWLSAASFQETTRVLTDAAINAKSDSLIGLKENVIIGKLIPAGTGLSRYRNIRVEPTEEAKAAMYSAVGYDDIDYSPFGTGSGQAVPLEDYDYGPYNQ, via the coding sequence GTGCTCGACGTCAACTTCTTCGACGAGCTGCGGATCGGCCTCGCCACTGCTGACGACATTCGTCAGTGGTCCCACGGTGAGGTCAAGAAGCCGGAGACCATCAACTACCGCACCCTCAAGCCCGAAAAGGACGGACTCTTCTGCGAGAAGATCTTCGGTCCGACCCGGGACTGGGAGTGCTACTGCGGCAAGTACAAGCGCGTCCGCTTCAAGGGCATCATCTGTGAGCGCTGTGGCGTAGAGGTCACGCGTGCCAAGGTGCGCCGCGAGCGGATGGGCCACATCGAGCTTGCCGCTCCCGTGACCCACATCTGGTACTTCAAGGGCGTTCCGTCGCGTCTTGGCTACCTGCTCGACCTCGCGCCGAAGGACCTCGAAAAGGTCATCTACTTCGCCGCGTACATGATCACGTTCGTGGACGAGGAGCGCCGTACGCGCGACCTGCCGTCGCTGGAGGCGCACGTCTCCGTCGAGCGTCAGCAGATCGAGAACCGTCGCGACTCGGACCTCGAAGCCCGCGCCAAGAAGCTCGAGACGGACCTCGCCGAGCTTGAGGCCGAGGGTGCCAAGGCCGACGTGCGCCGCAAGGTGCGCGAGGGTGCCGAGCGCGAGATGAAGCAGCTGCGCGACCGTTCGCAGCGCGAGATCGACCGTCTCGACGAGGTGTGGAGCCGCTTCAAGAACCTCAAGGTCCAGGACCTCGAGGGCGACGAGCTGCTCTACCGCGAGCTGCGTGACCGCTTCGGCACGTACTTCGACGGCTCGATGGGTGCCGCTGCCCTGCAGAAGCGCCTGGAGACCTTCGACCTCGACGAGGAGGCCGAGCGCCTCCGCGAGATCATCCGTACCGGCAAGGGCCAGAAGAAGACCCGTGCGCTCAAGCGCCTCAAGGTCGTCTCCGCGTTCCTGCAGACGAGCAACAGCCCCAAGGGCATGGTGCTCGACTGCGTGCCGGTCATCCCGCCGGACCTGCGTCCGATGGTGCAGCTGGACGGTGGCCGCTTCGCGACCTCCGACCTGAACGACCTGTACCGCCGCGTGATCAACCGCAACAACCGTCTGAAGCGCCTTCTCGACCTCGGTGCGCCCGAGATCATCGTCAACAACGAGAAGCGCATGCTTCAGGAGGCCGTTGACGCGCTGTTCGACAACGGTCGTCGCGGCCGCCCGGTCACGGGCCCCGGCAACCGCCCGCTGAAGTCCCTCAGCGACATGCTGAAGGGCAAGCAGGGTCGATTCCGTCAGAACCTTCTCGGTAAGCGTGTGGACTACTCCGCGCGTTCCGTGATCGTCGTCGGTCCGCAGCTCAAGCTGCACCAGTGCGGTCTGCCCAAGGCCATGGCTCTTGAGCTCTTCAAGCCGTTCGTGATGAAGCGCCTGGTCGACCTGAACCACGCGCAGAACATCAAGTCGGCCAAGCGCATGGTCGAGCGCGGCCGCACCGTGGTGTACGACGTCCTCGAAGAGGTCATCGCCGAGCACCCGGTGCTGCTGAACCGTGCGCCCACCCTGCACCGCCTCGGCATCCAGGCCTTCGAGCCCCAGCTGGTCGAGGGCAAGGCCATCCAGATCCACCCGCTCGTCTGCACCGCGTTCAACGCGGACTTCGACGGTGACCAGATGGCCGTGCACCTGCCGCTCTCCGCGGAGGCGCAGGCCGAGGCCCGCATCCTGATGCTGTCCTCGAACAACATCCTGAAGCCGGCCGACGGTCGTCCCGTCACCATGCCGACCCAGGACATGGTGCTCGGTCTCTTCTTCCTCACCACGGACGAAGAGGAGCGCGAGGTGAAGGGCGCCGGTCGCGCCTTCAACTCGACCGCCGAGGCGATCATGGCGTTCGACGCCCGGGAGCTCTCGCTCCAGGCGAAGGTCGACATCCGCTTCCCGATCGGCACCGTCCCGCCGCGCGGCTGGACCCCGCCGGCCGAGGAGGAGGGCGAGACGACCTGGCAGCAGGGCGACTCGTTCCGTCTGCGTACGTCCCTTGGCCGCGCGCTCTTCAACGAGCTGCTGCCCGAGGACTACCCGTTCGTCGACTACTCGGTGGGCAAGAAGCAGCTCTCCGAGATCGTCAACGACCTCGCCGAGCGCTACCCCAAGGTCATCGTGGCGGCGACGCTCGACAACCTGAAGGCGGCCGGCTTCTACTGGGCGACCCGTTCCGGTGTCACCGTGGCTGTCTCGGACATCGTCGTCCCGGAGGCCAAGAAGGCCATCGTCCAGGGCTACGAGGCCCAGGACGAGAAGGTCCAGAAGCAGTACGAGCGCGGTCTGATCACCAAGGACGAGCGCACGCAGGAGCTCATCGCGATCTGGACCAAGGCGACCAACGAGGTTGCCGAGGCGATGAACGCGAACTTCCCCAAGACGAACCCCATCTTCATGATGGTTGACTCGGGTGCCCGAGGAAACATGATGCAGATGCGTCAGATCGCCGGTATGCGTGGTCTGGTGTCGAACGCGAAGAACGAGACCATCCCGCGTCCGATCAAGGCGTCCTTCCGCGAGGGCCTCACCGTTCTGGAGTACTTCATCTCCACGCACGGTGCCCGTAAGGGTCTGGCGGACACCGCCCTGCGTACCGCCGACTCGGGTTACCTGACCCGTCGTCTGGTGGACGTCTCGCAGGACGTCATCATCCGCGAGGAGGACTGCGGCACCGACCGCGGCCTCAAGCTCAAGATCGCGGAGCGGGGCGCCGACGGCGTGCTGCGCAAGACCGAGGACGTCGAGACCTCCGTCTACGCCCGCATGCTCGCCGAGGACGTCGTCGTCGACGGCAAGGTCATCGCGCCGGCCAACGTGGACCTCGGTGACGTGCTCATCGACGCCCTCGTGGGTGCGGGTGTCGAGGAGGTCAAGACCCGCTCGGTCCTGACCTGTGAGTCCGCGGTCGGCACCTGTGCCTTCTGCTACGGACGCTCGCTCGCCACCGGCAAGCTGGTCGACATCGGTGAGGCGGTCGGCATCATCGCCGCCCAGTCCATCGGTGAGCCCGGTACCCAGCTGACGATGCGTACCTTCCACACCGGTGGTGTGGCCGGTGACGACATCACGCAGGGTCTGCCGCGTGTCGTCGAGCTCTTCGAGGCCCGTACGCCCAAGGGTGTCGCGCCGATCTCGGAGGCCAAGGGCCGCGTCCGGATCGAGGAGACCGAGAAGACCAAGAAGCTCGTCGTCACCCCGGACGACGGCAGCGAGGAGACGGCGTTCCCGATCTCCAAGCGTGCCCGTCTGCTGGTCGGCGAGGGCGACGCGGTCGAGGTGGGCCAGAAGCTCACCGTCGGTGCCACCAACCCGCACGACGTGCTGCGGATCCTCGGTCAGCGTGCGGTCCAGGTCCACCTGGTCGGCGAAGTCCAGAAGGTCTACAACTCGCAGGGCGTGTCGATCCACGACAAGCACATCGAGATCATCATCCGGCAGATGCTGCGCCGCGTGACGATCATCGAGTCCGGCGACGCGGAGCTGCTGCCGGGCGAGCTCGTCGAGCGCTCGAAGTTCGAGACCGAGAACCGTCGTGTGGTCACGGAAGGCGGCCACCCGGCCTCCGGCCGTCCGCAGCTGATGGGTATCACCAAGGCCTCGCTGGCGACGGAATCCTGGCTGTCGGCCGCCTCCTTCCAGGAGACGACCCGAGTCCTGACGGATGCGGCGATCAACGCCAAGTCCGACAGCCTCATCGGCCTCAAGGAGAACGTCATCATCGGTAAGCTCATCCCGGCCGGTACGGGTCTGTCCCGCTACCGCAACATCCGGGTCGAGCCGACCGAGGAGGCCAAGGCCGCGATGTACTCGGCCGTCGGCTACGACGACATCGACTACTCGCCGTTCGGCACGGGCTCCGGCCAGGCCGTTCCGCTGGAGGACTACGACTACGGTCCGTACAACCAGTAA
- the rpoB gene encoding DNA-directed RNA polymerase subunit beta: protein MAASRNASTANTNNGASTAPLRISFAKIKEPLEVPNLLALQTESFDWLLGNAAWKSRVEAALESGQDVPTKSGLEEIFEEISPIEDFSGSMSLTFRDHRFEPPKNSIDECKERDFTFAAPLFVTAEFTNNETGEIKSQTVFMGDFPLMTNKGTFVINGTERVVVSQLVRSPGVYFDSNIDKTSDKDIFTAKIIPSRGAWLEMEIDKRDMVGVRIDRKRKQSVTVLLKALGWTTEQILEEFGEYESMRATLEKDHTQGQDDALLDIYRKLRPGEPPTREAAQTLLENLYFNPKRYDLAKVGRYKVNKKLGADEPLDAGVLTTDDVIATIKYLVKLHAGETETVGESGRNIVVETDDIDHFGNRRLRNVGELIQNQVRTGLARMERVVRERMTTQDVEAITPQTLINIRPVVASIKEFFGTSQLSQFMDQNNPLSGLTHKRRLSALGPGGLSRERAGFEVRDVHPSHYGRMCPIETPEGPNIGLIGSLASYGRVNAFGFIETPYRKVVDGQVTDEVDYVTADEEDRFVIAQANAALNDEMQFTEPRVLVRRRGGEVDYVPGTEVDYMDVSPRQMVSVATAMIPFLEHDDANRALMGANMMRQAVPLITSEAPLVGTGMEYRCAVDAGDVIKAEKAGVVQEVSADYITVANDDGTYTTYRIAKFSRSNQGTSVNQKVVVDEGARVIEGQVLADGPATQQGEMALGKNLLVAFMPWEGHNYEDAIILSQRLVQDDVLSSIHIEEHEVDARDTKLGPEEITRDIPNVSEEVLADLDERGIIRIGAEVVAGDILVGKVTPKGETELTPEERLLRAIFGEKAREVRDTSLKVPHGETGKVIGVRVFDREEGDELPPGVNQLVRVYVAQKRKITDGDKLAGRHGNKGVISKILPIEDMPFLEDGTPVDIILNPLGVPSRMNPGQVLEIHLGWLASRGWDVSGLADDWAQRLQAIGADQVAAGTNVATPVFDGAREDEITGLFEATIPNRDGDRLVQPSGKANLFDGRSGEPFPDPISVGYMYILKLHHLVDDKLHARSTGPYSMITQQPLGGKAQFGGQRFGEMEVWALEAYGAAYALQELLTIKSDDVTGRVKVYEAIVKGENIPEPGIPESFKVLIKEMQSLCLNVEVLSSDGMSIEMRDTDEDVFRAAEELGIDLSRREPSSVEEV, encoded by the coding sequence TTGGCCGCCTCGCGCAACGCCTCGACCGCCAATACGAACAACGGCGCCAGCACCGCCCCGCTGCGCATCTCCTTTGCAAAGATCAAGGAGCCCCTCGAGGTTCCGAACCTTCTTGCGCTGCAGACCGAGAGCTTTGACTGGCTGCTCGGCAATGCCGCTTGGAAGTCTCGGGTCGAGGCCGCTCTCGAGAGTGGACAGGACGTCCCCACCAAGTCCGGTCTGGAGGAGATCTTCGAAGAGATCTCTCCGATCGAGGACTTCTCCGGGTCGATGTCGCTGACCTTCCGCGACCACCGCTTCGAGCCGCCGAAGAACTCGATCGACGAGTGCAAGGAGCGCGACTTCACGTTCGCGGCCCCGCTCTTCGTCACCGCCGAGTTCACCAACAACGAGACCGGCGAGATCAAGTCCCAGACGGTCTTCATGGGCGACTTCCCGCTCATGACCAACAAGGGCACCTTCGTCATCAACGGCACCGAGCGTGTCGTCGTGTCGCAGCTGGTCCGCTCGCCGGGTGTCTACTTCGACTCCAACATCGACAAGACGTCCGACAAGGACATCTTCACGGCCAAGATCATCCCGTCCCGGGGTGCCTGGCTCGAGATGGAGATCGACAAGCGCGACATGGTCGGTGTCCGCATCGACCGCAAGCGCAAGCAGTCCGTCACCGTCCTCCTGAAGGCTCTCGGCTGGACCACCGAGCAGATCCTTGAGGAGTTCGGCGAGTACGAGTCGATGCGCGCCACCCTGGAGAAGGACCACACCCAGGGCCAGGACGACGCGCTGCTCGACATCTACCGCAAGCTGCGTCCGGGCGAGCCGCCGACGCGCGAGGCCGCTCAGACGCTGCTCGAGAACCTCTACTTCAACCCGAAGCGCTACGACCTCGCGAAGGTCGGCCGCTACAAGGTGAACAAGAAGCTCGGCGCCGACGAGCCGCTGGACGCCGGCGTGCTCACCACCGACGACGTCATCGCGACCATCAAGTACCTGGTCAAGCTGCACGCCGGTGAGACCGAGACGGTCGGCGAGTCGGGTCGGAACATCGTCGTCGAGACCGACGACATCGACCACTTCGGCAACCGTCGTCTGCGCAACGTCGGCGAGCTCATCCAGAACCAGGTCCGTACGGGTCTGGCTCGTATGGAGCGCGTCGTGCGTGAGCGCATGACGACCCAGGACGTCGAGGCGATCACGCCGCAGACCCTGATCAACATCCGGCCGGTCGTCGCCTCCATCAAGGAGTTCTTCGGCACCAGCCAGCTGTCGCAGTTCATGGACCAGAACAACCCGCTGTCGGGTCTCACCCACAAGCGCCGTCTGTCGGCGCTTGGCCCGGGTGGTCTCTCCCGTGAGCGGGCCGGCTTCGAGGTCCGTGACGTGCACCCGTCCCACTACGGCCGCATGTGCCCGATCGAGACCCCCGAAGGCCCGAACATCGGTCTGATCGGTTCGCTCGCCTCGTACGGCCGCGTCAACGCGTTCGGCTTCATCGAGACGCCGTACCGCAAGGTCGTCGACGGCCAGGTCACCGACGAGGTCGACTACGTCACCGCCGACGAGGAGGACCGCTTCGTCATCGCGCAGGCCAACGCCGCGCTCAACGACGAGATGCAGTTCACCGAGCCGCGCGTCCTGGTCCGCCGTCGTGGCGGCGAGGTCGACTACGTGCCCGGCACCGAGGTCGACTACATGGACGTCTCGCCGCGCCAGATGGTGTCGGTCGCGACCGCCATGATCCCGTTCCTTGAGCACGACGACGCCAACCGTGCCCTCATGGGCGCGAACATGATGCGTCAGGCCGTGCCGCTGATCACGTCCGAGGCGCCGCTCGTCGGCACCGGCATGGAGTACCGCTGCGCGGTCGACGCCGGTGACGTCATCAAGGCGGAGAAGGCGGGTGTCGTCCAGGAGGTCTCCGCGGACTACATCACCGTCGCCAACGACGACGGCACGTACACCACGTACCGGATCGCCAAGTTCTCCCGCTCCAACCAGGGCACCTCGGTCAACCAGAAGGTTGTCGTCGACGAGGGCGCCCGCGTGATCGAGGGCCAGGTCCTGGCCGACGGTCCCGCCACCCAGCAGGGTGAGATGGCGCTGGGCAAGAACCTGCTCGTGGCGTTCATGCCGTGGGAGGGTCACAACTACGAGGACGCGATCATCCTGTCGCAGCGCCTCGTGCAGGACGACGTCCTCTCCTCGATCCACATCGAGGAGCACGAGGTCGACGCCCGTGACACCAAGCTCGGCCCGGAGGAGATCACCCGGGACATCCCGAACGTCTCCGAGGAGGTCCTCGCCGACCTCGACGAGCGCGGCATCATCCGTATCGGTGCCGAGGTCGTCGCCGGCGACATCCTCGTCGGCAAGGTCACGCCCAAGGGCGAGACCGAGCTGACGCCGGAGGAGCGCCTGCTGCGCGCGATCTTCGGTGAGAAGGCCCGCGAGGTCCGTGACACCTCCCTGAAGGTGCCGCACGGCGAGACCGGCAAGGTCATCGGCGTCCGCGTCTTCGACCGTGAAGAGGGCGACGAGCTGCCGCCGGGCGTGAACCAGCTGGTTCGCGTCTACGTGGCGCAGAAGCGCAAGATCACGGACGGTGACAAGCTCGCCGGCCGCCACGGCAACAAGGGTGTCATCTCCAAGATCCTCCCGATCGAGGACATGCCGTTCCTGGAGGACGGCACCCCGGTCGACATCATCCTCAACCCGCTGGGTGTCCCGTCCCGAATGAACCCGGGACAGGTCCTGGAGATCCACCTCGGCTGGCTCGCCAGCCGCGGCTGGGACGTCTCCGGTCTGGCGGACGACTGGGCCCAGCGCCTCCAGGCGATCGGCGCCGACCAGGTCGCCGCCGGCACCAACGTCGCGACCCCGGTCTTCGACGGCGCCCGCGAGGACGAGATCACCGGCCTGTTCGAGGCCACGATCCCCAACCGCGACGGTGACCGGCTGGTCCAGCCCTCGGGCAAGGCCAACCTGTTCGACGGCCGCTCCGGCGAGCCGTTCCCGGACCCGATCTCGGTCGGGTACATGTACATCCTGAAGCTGCACCACCTGGTCGACGACAAGCTGCACGCCCGGTCGACCGGTCCGTACTCGATGATCACCCAGCAGCCGCTGGGTGGTAAGGCCCAGTTCGGTGGCCAGCGCTTCGGTGAGATGGAGGTGTGGGCGCTGGAGGCTTATGGCGCCGCTTACGCCCTCCAGGAGCTGCTGACCATCAAGTCCGACGACGTCACCGGCCGCGTGAAGGTCTACGAGGCGATCGTCAAGGGCGAGAACATCCCTGAGCCCGGCATTCCCGAGTCCTTCAAGGTGCTCATCAAGGAAATGCAGTCGCTCTGCCTCAACGTGGAGGTGCTGTCCTCGGACGGCATGTCCATCGAGATGCGCGACACGGACGAGGACGTCTTCCGCGCTGCGGAGGAGCTCGGTATCGACCTGTCCCGGCGCGAGCCGAGCAGCGTCGAAGAGGTCTGA
- the rplL gene encoding 50S ribosomal protein L7/L12, whose product MAKLSQEDLLAQFEEMTLIELSEFVKAFEEKFDVTAAAAVAVAGPAAGGPAAEAVEEQDEFDVILTGAGEKKIQVIKVVRELTSLGLKEAKDLVDGAPKPVLEKVAKDAAEKAAESLKGAGASVEVK is encoded by the coding sequence ATGGCGAAGCTCAGCCAGGAAGACCTGCTCGCCCAGTTCGAGGAGATGACCCTCATCGAGCTCTCCGAGTTCGTGAAGGCCTTCGAGGAGAAGTTCGACGTCACCGCCGCCGCGGCCGTCGCCGTTGCCGGCCCCGCCGCCGGTGGCCCGGCCGCCGAGGCCGTCGAGGAGCAGGACGAGTTCGACGTCATCCTCACCGGTGCCGGCGAGAAGAAGATCCAGGTCATCAAGGTCGTGCGTGAGCTGACCTCCCTGGGTCTGAAGGAGGCCAAGGACCTCGTGGACGGCGCCCCGAAGCCCGTTCTCGAGAAGGTCGCCAAGGACGCCGCCGAGAAGGCCGCCGAGTCCCTCAAGGGCGCCGGCGCCTCCGTCGAGGTCAAGTAA